In Mus musculus strain C57BL/6J chromosome 14, GRCm38.p6 C57BL/6J, the following are encoded in one genomic region:
- the Mrpl52 gene encoding 39S ribosomal protein L52, mitochondrial precursor, which produces MAALGTWLSSVRRLHCSVVARAGGQWRLQQGLAANPSGYGPLTELPDWSFADGRPAPPMKGQLRRKAQREKLARRVVLLTQEMDAGIQAWKLRQQKLQEERKKEHDLKPKGTLLRSPLPNQ; this is translated from the exons GTGTCCGGAGATTGCACTGCAGCGTAGTGGCGCGGGCCGGTGGCCAGTGGCGACTCCA GCAAGGGCTGGCTGCCAACCCTTCCGGCTATGGGCCCCTCACGGAGCTCCCTGACTGGTCCTTCGCGG ATGGCCGCCCTGCACCCCCAATGAAAGGCCAACTTCGAAGAAAAGCTCAAAGGGAGAAGCTTGCA AGACGAGTTGTACTGCTGACACAGGAAATGGATGCTGGAATACAGGCATGGAAGCTCAGGCAGCAGAAAttgcaggaagaaaggaagaaggaacatGATCTCAAACCTAAAGGGACTTTACTGAGAAGCCCACTTCCGAATCAATAA